One region of Channa argus isolate prfri chromosome 20, Channa argus male v1.0, whole genome shotgun sequence genomic DNA includes:
- the LOC137105372 gene encoding circularly permutated Ras protein 1-like isoform X2 — MEFACGFVYVAPSVSQKEGDRFNRNAIKRSALMPPVNWIRPRNTPPSPPKNSAETKLKCSPLSSPKIEKSSDVKKVTKPTPFHENAEFHQKMEAANSKSTMSPQTTPPRKTALLPPHMRPAANSQSSSHSSSFDKNQILTYDLPIMEPDLNAHSWDPNYSYSTPETTFGEVKLAADPNSVHARTPAPPLPPRPSFMSSVPEYVLVLPSSHSPASSSQKSASSLSQSSTCEGAPDKEPLPGNPNVVLVSLGKLLSEEKVQLMKGEPSSCSQCGSVLDSYYDNVVNGCSFCQPFDLSPPGAPQRPLSGYQDGLFLLNPDEKCLCAADALLIFCIDISGSMCITSQVSMGGHIVHKSRLQFVQEAVLQCVQTLSEQQPDTRVGLITFNYQVTMYGYENCAKQLLEGAKLSDTDYLKEAAAGFPSPPPLSQIKDLLQKQVMELAETGTTALGPAALLAIAMASRQPGSKVIICTDGKANTDLGNLEVEDNDARTLLSSTIFYQELGEYAANQGVTVSVLSIEGTDCRLDELGKLADRTRGKVVIASPKRLHPEFEQIIENRIIATHCSVTLLLPKSLCMRGEKEAGNKATREIGNVDPDTEITFQFGACEQDAGVPAPCSGSRVSIQLQMRYKLMNGQRMLRVITTDRYVTNDSLAVLSSLSLAIIQLNSSQASAALAVRGRFLDARKEGELQRKLIERAIHHNRSTEEREIYQEWVKTMEPIYNNINNLTRMCHFRFTVSNRCWCSAALHHEAHKQEDNFTEE; from the exons ATGGAATTTGCTTGTGGCTTTGTTTACGTAGCACCATCAGTGAGTCAGAAGGAAGGGGATCGATTCAACCGCAATGCAATTAAACGTTCAG cgCTCATGCCTCCTGTTAACTGGATCCGTCCTCGCAATACTCCCCCTTCCCCTCCAAAAAACTCTGCAGAAACCAAATTGAAATGTTCGCCCTTATCTTCCCCCAAGATTGAAAAGAGCAGCGACGTGAAGAAGGTCACAAAGCCCACACCCTTCCATGAAAATGCAGAGTTTCACCAAAAAATGGAGGCAGCAAATTCCAAGAGTACAATGTCTCCACAGACAACACCTCCTCGAAAGACAG CCCTTCTCCCACCACACATGAGACCTGCAGCAAACAGCCAGTCATCCTCTCACAGCTCATCATTTGACAAAAACCAGATATTAACCTATGATCTGCCAATAATGGAGCCAGACTTAAATGCTCATTCCTGGGACCCAAACTACTCATACAGCACACCGGAAACAACTTTCGGTGAGGTGAAACTGGCAGCTGATCCCAACAGTGTGCATGCCAGGACACCAG CCCCACCTCTCCCACCGAGACCCTCATTTATGAGTTCAGTTCCAGAGTACGTGTTGGTGTTGCCCTCGTCCCACTCACCTGCTTCATCGTCTCAAAAATCAGCCTCATCACTTTCTCAGTCGTCTACTTGTGAAG GAGCTCCAGATAAGGAGCCTCTTCCAGGAAATCCAAATGTGGTTCTTGTCAGTTTAGGTAAATTACTCTCAGAGGAAAAAG TGCAGCTAATGAAAGGAGAACCCAGCTCCTGCTCCCAATGTGGCTCAGTGCTGGACTCCTACTATGACAATGTG GTTAATGGGTGTAGCTTCTGTCAGCCCTTTGACTTGAGTCCTCCGGGTGCACCACAGCGTCCTCTAAGTGGTTACCAGGATGGTCTTTTTTTGCTTAACCCTGATGAAAAGTGTCTTTGTGCTGCTGACGCTCTGCTGATATTCTGCATCGATATTTCAGGCTCCATGTGCATCACCTCCCAG GTGTCAATGGGGGGACACATTGTCCACAAATCCAGACTCCAG TTTGTCCAGGAAGCTGTGTTGCAGTGTGTTCAGACACTGAGTGAACAACAACCTGACACAAGAGTGGGGCTTATTACCTTCAACTATCAG GTGACAATGTATGGATATGAGAATTGTGCAAAACAATTGCTGGAGGGTGCTAAATTGTCTGACACAGATTATCTAAAAGAAGCTGCAGCTGGGTTCCCCAGTCCACCTCCACTCTCACAGATCAAGGACCTCTTGCAGAAACAAGTTATGGA ATTAGCTGAAACAGGGACCACAGCTCTGGGTCCAGCTGCTCTCCTGGCTATTGCAATGGCCTCCAGACAGCCAGGCTCAAAG GTGATTATCTGTACAGATGGGAAGGCCAATACAGATTTAGGAAACCTGGAGGTGGAGGACAATGATGCTCGCACACTCCTCTCATCTACCATCTTCTACCAAGAGCTGGGGGAATATGCTGCCAATCAGGG TGTGACAGTGTCAGTTCTGTCCATAGAGGGAACAGACTGCAGGCTGGATGAGCTGGGAAAACTCGCTGATCGCACTAGAGGGAAA GTGGTAATAGCAAGTCCCAAGAGGCTGCATCCAGAGTTTGAACAGATTATTGAAAACAGAATCATAGCTACACACTGTAGTGTAACACTACTGCTGCCCAAATCACT GTGtatgagaggagagaaggaggcagGAAACAAAGCCACCAGAGAGATTGGGAACGTGGATCCTGATACAGAGATCACCTTCCAGTTTGGAGCCTGTGAACAGGACGCAGGAG TGCCAGCTCCATGCTCTGGTAGCCGTGTGTCCATTCAGCTGCAGATGCGATACAAGCTGATGAATGGACAGAGAATGCTCAGAGTGATAACTACAGACCGATATGTTACTAATGACAG TTTGGCAGTCCTGTCCTCTCTATCTCTGGCCATCATTCAGCTCAACTCGTCACAGGCTAGCGCCGCTCTGGCTGTCAGAGGCCGCTTCCTCGACGCCAGAAAGGAGGGAGAGCTGCAAAGGAAGCTGATCGAGAGAGCAAT